A DNA window from Hemibagrus wyckioides isolate EC202008001 linkage group LG11, SWU_Hwy_1.0, whole genome shotgun sequence contains the following coding sequences:
- the bmerb1 gene encoding bMERB domain-containing protein 1 isoform X2, whose product MELKKSIADNERSYGAVRETKWGKDEGQMDVSMAESSMTPDEIEMEMARIQRLREVLVRRESELRFMMDDIQLCKDIMALKQELRKIVAVPEKEKSKKHRQKEEELIQKIHKLVEKRDFLVDDAEVERLREQEEDKEMAEFLRLKLMPLDKLARVTQSSPKAKKPTPEPPPNKPSITKSSVAVIKDCCGATQCAIM is encoded by the exons ATGGAATTAAAGAAGTCCATCGCGGACAACGAGAGGAGCTACGGCGCCGTGCGCGAGACCAAATGGGGCAAAGACGAAG GTCAGATGGACGTGTCCATGGCCGAGAGCTCCATGACTCCGGATGAGATCGAGATGGAGATGGCCAGGATCCAGAGGCTCAGGGAGGTGCTTGTCAGAAGGGAGTCGGAGCTCCGCTTTAT gATGGACGATATTCAGCTGTGTAAAGACATCATGGCCCTGAAACAGGAGCTGCGTAAAATTGTAGCAGTGCCAG AAAAGGAAAAGAGTAAGAAACACCGACAGAAGGAGGAAGAGCTGATTCAGAAGATCCATAAGCTGGTGGAGAAGAGGGATTTCCTAGTTGATGATGCAGAGGTGGAGagattgag GGAGCAGGAAGAGGACAAAGAGATGGCAGAGTTCCTCAGACTCAAGCTCATGCCACTGGACAAACTGGCCAGAGTCACACAGA GTTCTCCAAAGGCGAAAAAGCCGACCCCAGAACCTCCGCCAAACAAACCGTCCATTACCAAGAGCAGCGTAGCGGTCATAAAAGACTGCTGTGGAGCCACACAGTGTGCCATCATGTAA